In one window of Littorina saxatilis isolate snail1 linkage group LG11, US_GU_Lsax_2.0, whole genome shotgun sequence DNA:
- the LOC138979398 gene encoding neuroglian-like, translated as MAGGTRLASILLLSVFLFVRAQDDIREPPKILEPASAKELFYDGGVDVTLQCRASGQPTPLYEWYWNGAPIEPTNQAITYDPSTGLLTIQGLTTREEGFYNCRARNTFPNGLSAVAISHKIEVRRARIKPWTKDQDRTKTATEGNYVFITCGDTLPKYYGPTTFKWYTVEGEDDLLEVEEDKRVFIDNKGTLHFTYVLGTDEQSNRYYSCAMSNVVEGKLTLGGRTRLVVTKTASMSEVKPALQFSTKLAGDGALTFKRNTEGHLECFFSGYVNDPGNEVPTIKWLDNAGNTIVSGTDRYTIKGNGRVLTIASLVEADEKPFTCIANNAIGTAEGRMTLNVTSSPIWVKALQSITVPQGKDAVFHCEARSAASEVPPDPPRWFKNGYRLDMSYDPNKFEFANENRELRVKSAQKNTDIACFQCFVGNSVGEEFSDGCLNVILPIEVVAKPLPEQTIERGDIVNLTVVATSDKLYPVAYKWHFNNRTYEGVSAPPHVIYDVSTNLAYINTSDLTDEQMRDIRGVYRRQVYHEFESVFVDVDVDVDVILKVQEEPPLPVENAGPDVVVIAVLGAVGGILILVMLLVVLYKMKGRAMRFHPPEGTVVYGVPPDASAVQEDQASSDNESNHYYSEIPGIAVRGTYGLNI; from the exons ATGGCGGGAGGGACACGCCTGGCATCAATACTGctcctctctgtcttcctctttGTTCGCGCTCAGGATGACA tccGAGAGCCCCCCAAGATCCTGGAGCCTGCATCAGCTAAAGAGTTGTTCTATGACGGAGGTGTGGACGTCACGCTGCAGTGCAGAGCTTCTGGTCAACCTACACCGCT ATACGAGTGGTACTGGAATGGCGCTCCAATTGAACCTACAAACCAAGCCATCACCTACGACCCGTCAACGGGCCTCCTGACCATACAGGGTCTGACCACGCGTGAAGAAGGGTTCTACAACTGTCGGGCCAGGAACACCTTCCCTAACGGTCTGTCCGCCGTGGCCATTTCACACAAGATAGAAGTGCGCCGAGCAC GTATAAAACCGTGGACAAAGGATCAAGACAGAACGAAAACAGCGACCGAAGGAAACTACGTCTTCATTACGTGTGGGGACACCCTGCCAAAGTACTACGGTCCCACCACCTTCAAGTGGTACACGGTGGAGGGTGAAGATGATCTTCTTGAAGTGGAGGAAGATAAACGGGTCTTCATTGACAACAAAg GAACACTGCACTTCACTTACGTGCTTGGGACGGACGAGCAGTCCAACAGATACTACTCCTGCGCCATGTCCAACGTGGTTGAAGGGAAGCTCACGCTGGGAGGAAGAACAAGGCTGGTGGTCACGAAGACAGCCTCCA TGTCAGAGGTGAAGCCTGCCTTGCAGTTCTCCACGAAGCTTGCGGGAGATGGGGCCTTGACCTTTAAACGCAACACTGAAGGACACCTGGAATGTTTCTTTAGTGgata TGTAAATGACCCAGGCAATGAAGTACCAACCATAAAATGGCTGGACAATGCTGGCAACACAATCGTCAGTGGTACTGACCGCTACACCATTAAGGGCAACGGCAGAGTGCTGACGATTGCCAGTCTGGTGGAGGCCGATGAAAAACCCTTCACTTGTATTGCTAACAACGCGATTGGAACAGCTGAGGGCAGAATGACCCTCAACGTCACAT CATCCCCGATCTGGGTGAAAGCCCTGCAATCCATTACTGTCCCTCAAGGCAAAGACGCTGTGTTTCACTGTGAGGCAAGGTCAGCTGCCAGCGAGGTCCCCCCTGATCCCCCCAGGTGGTTTAAGAACGGATACCGTCTGGACATGTCATACG ATCCCAACAAGTTTGAGTTTGCCAACGAGAACCGAGAACTGCGAGTGAAGTCAGCCCAGAAGAACACGGACATCGCCTGCTTCCAGTGCTTCGTCGGCAACAGTGTGGGGGAGGAGTTTAGTGACGGCTGTCTCAACGTCATCC TGCCAATTGAAGTCGTTGCAAAACCACTACCAGAGCAGACGATAGAAAGAGGCGACATCGTCAACCTGACCGTGGTAGCCACGTCTGACAAACTCTACCCTGTGGCCTACAAGTGGCATTTCAATAACAGAACCTACGAGGGAGTGAGCGCTCCGCCCCACGTCATCTACGACGTCAGCACCAACCTGGCCTACATCAACACCAGCGACCTGACCGACGAACAGATGCGGGACATCAGGGGAGTGTACAGACGTCAAGTCTACCACGAGTTTGAGTCAGTCTTTGTGGACGTGGACGTGGACGTGGACGTGATACTGAAAGTACAGGAAGAACCTCCTCTACCCGTTG AAAATGCCGGGCCAGACGTTGTTGTGATTGCCGTGCTTGGTGCTGTGGGAGGGATCCTAATTCTTGTCATGCTGCTGGTAGTTCTCTACAAGATGAAAG